One stretch of Lagenorhynchus albirostris chromosome 13, mLagAlb1.1, whole genome shotgun sequence DNA includes these proteins:
- the LOC132531326 gene encoding pre-mRNA-splicing regulator WTAP-like isoform X1, which yields MTNEEPLPKKVRLSETDFKVMARDELILRWKQYEAYVQALEGKYTDLNSNDVTGLREFEEKLKQQQQESARRENILVMRLVTKEQEMQECTTQIQYLKQVQQPSVAQLRSTMVDPAINLFFLKMKGELEQTKDKLEQAQNELSAWKFTPDSFFLFPLPLLQRPDGVGLFRRSGHLRKIPLLEHVDT from the exons ATGACCAACGAGGAACCTCTTCCTAAAAAGGTTCGACTGAGTGAAACAGACTTCAAAGTGATGGCACGAGATGAATTAATTCTCAGGTGGAAACAATATGAAGCATATGTACAAGCTTTGGAGGGCAAGTACACAGATCTTAACTCTAATGATGTAACTGGCTTAAGGGAATTTGAAGAAAAACTAAAGCAACAACAGCAAGAGTCTGCACGCAGGGAAAACATTCTTGTAATGCGACTAGTAACCAAGGAGCAAGAGATGCAGGAGTGTACTACTCAAATCCAGTACCTCAAGCAAGTCCAGCAGCCTAGCGTTGCCCAACTGAGATCAACAATGGTAGACCCAGCGATCAACTTGTTTTTCCTAAAAATGAAAGGTGAACTGGAACAGACTAAAGACAAACTGGAACAAGCCCAAAATGAACTGAGTGCCTGGAAGTTTACGCCTGATAG cttttttctcttccccctccccttgcttCAGAGGCCTGATGGCGTCGGACTATTCCGAAGAAGTGGCCACCTCCGAAAAATTCCCCTTCTAGAACATGTAGACACTTGA
- the LOC132531326 gene encoding pre-mRNA-splicing regulator WTAP-like isoform X2, giving the protein MTNEEPLPKKVRLSETDFKVMARDELILRWKQYEAYVQALEGKYTDLNSNDVTGLREFEEKLKQQQQESARRENILVMRLVTKEQEMQECTTQIQYLKQVQQPSVAQLRSTMVDPAINLFFLKMKGELEQTKDKLEQAQNELSAWKFTPDRGLMASDYSEEVATSEKFPF; this is encoded by the exons ATGACCAACGAGGAACCTCTTCCTAAAAAGGTTCGACTGAGTGAAACAGACTTCAAAGTGATGGCACGAGATGAATTAATTCTCAGGTGGAAACAATATGAAGCATATGTACAAGCTTTGGAGGGCAAGTACACAGATCTTAACTCTAATGATGTAACTGGCTTAAGGGAATTTGAAGAAAAACTAAAGCAACAACAGCAAGAGTCTGCACGCAGGGAAAACATTCTTGTAATGCGACTAGTAACCAAGGAGCAAGAGATGCAGGAGTGTACTACTCAAATCCAGTACCTCAAGCAAGTCCAGCAGCCTAGCGTTGCCCAACTGAGATCAACAATGGTAGACCCAGCGATCAACTTGTTTTTCCTAAAAATGAAAGGTGAACTGGAACAGACTAAAGACAAACTGGAACAAGCCCAAAATGAACTGAGTGCCTGGAAGTTTACGCCTGATAG AGGCCTGATGGCGTCGGACTATTCCGAAGAAGTGGCCACCTCCGAAAAATTCCCCTTCTAG